In one window of Brassica rapa cultivar Chiifu-401-42 chromosome A07, CAAS_Brap_v3.01, whole genome shotgun sequence DNA:
- the LOC103830986 gene encoding IAA-alanine resistance protein 1 isoform X1, whose protein sequence is MTFSIRRLVVPFLVLVLFLDLCVETGFSHSTPAREEHVHHHGGGCSSHSHDHDHDHHEPKQMKLPEELAEEEDMRLCGFGPCLHHDHQSSSALSGFALWVNALGCSLLVSLASLICLILLPVMFVKGKPAKWFVDALALFGAGAMLGDAFLHQLPHAFGGGHSHSSHNHESHVHHDHDHSHSHSDSPSHSHSLQDLSVGLSVLAGIVVFLLVEKLVRYVEENSSGSNTWGHQHHHHAGSKKLKDEDGHNNADKQCPSDATENSSEKVSKDKSLRKRKTSASDGVDKSNSGTQVISDGKMDEPHQVEKNSSLVFGYLNLFSDGVHNFTDGMALGSAFLIYGSVGGWSRTMFLLAHELPQEIGDFGILVRSGFTVSKALFFNFLSALVALAGTALVLVWGNEPGQSSLIEGFTAGGFIYIAVAGVLAEMNNSGKSTLRNSVCHLISLMLGMGVALVISLLE, encoded by the exons ATGACGTTCTCGATTAGAAGACTCGTGGTTCCGTTTCTGGTTCTGGTGCTGTTTCTGGATCTGTGCGTAGAAACTGGGTTCTCTCATTCAACACCGGCGCGTGAAGAGCACGTGCATCATCACGGAGGTGGGTGTAGTAGTCATTCGCACGATCACGATCACGATCATCATGAGCCGAAACAAATGAAGTTGCCGGAGGAGCTGGCAGAGGAAGAGGATATGAGACTGTGCGGGTTTGGTCCCTGTCTTCATCACGACCACCAATCAAGTTCTGCTCTTTCTGGATTTg CATTGTGGGTGAATGCATTGGGATGCTCTCTTTTGGTTAGCTTGGCGTCACTCATCTGTCTGATATTGCTCCCAGTTATGTTTG TTAAAGGGAAGCCAGCAAAATGGTTTGTTGATGCCTTGGCTCTCTTTGGT GCAGGAGCTATGCTGGGGGATGCTTTTCTTCACCAATTGCCCCATGCTTTTG GTGGTGGTCACTCTCACTCATCTCATAACCATGAAAGCCATGTCCATCATGATCATGATCATTCTCATTCTCATTCGGATTCGCCTTCACACTCGCATTCTTTGCAAGACCTATCTGTTGGATTGTCTGTTCTTG CTGGGATTGTGGTCTTCCTTCTTGTGGAGAAGTTGGTGCGCTATGTCGAAGAAAACTCGTCAGGATCCAATACTTGGGGCCACCAGCACCACCACCATGCAGGCAGTAAGAAACTGAAAGATGAGGACGGTCATAACAACGCGGACAAACAGTGTCCCTCTGATGCAACTGAAAATTCATCAGAGAAAGTCTCTAAAGATAAATCTCTCCGTAAG AGAAAGACTTCTGCTAGTGATGGTGTGGATAAATCAAACTCAGGCACACAAGTTATTTCCGATGGAAAAATGGACGAACCTCATCAGGTGGAGAAGAATTCAAGCTTAGTATTTGGTTACCTCAACTTGTTCTCTGATGGTGTT CACAATTTTACTGATGGGATGGCGTTAGGAAGTGCGTTTCTCATCTACGGATCAGTTGGTGGATGGTCAAGAACCATGTTCTTGCTTGCCCACGAGCTTCCCCAAGAG ATAGGTGATTTTGGGATTCTAGTGAGGTCAGGCTTCACTGTATCAAAAGCACTCTTCTTCAACTTCCTCTCTGCACTTGTCGCACTTGCAGGAACTGCCCTG GTTTTGGTCTGGGGAAATGAACCGGGACAGTCATCGTTGATTGAG GGATTTACAGCGGGAGGATTCATATACATAGCGGTTGCTGGTGTTCTTGCAGAGATGAACAACTCTGGAAAATCAACACTTAGAAACAGTGTGTGCCATTTGATATCTTTGATGCTTGGCATGGGTGTTGCTCTTGTCATCTCTCTTCTTGAATGA
- the LOC103830987 gene encoding uncharacterized protein LOC103830987 has protein sequence MSEGTREHPRLILSNFITPEECKELEFIHKSCSTVGYRPNVFSTTLSHLIATNSPHLLIPFVSIRERLKEKMEETFGCEFELFIEFTGLISWCRGACIGWHSDDNRQYLKQRHFSAVCYLNSYGKDFKGGLFRFQCGEPATIAPSAGDVIMYTADDRNIHSVDEVTDGERLTLAMWFTRDSSHNEDSNLISRLSQCSSHEFPLPSPASANMYWFCPYQNANLNTGFDICLARLHLLGFDLHSLQEEDRSLEASEQLMGPIQLAKGGELLARKFTNVLHALQVVQFCNWKASELKTSKVEYDDVEEVKAMSQPQLETINALNAVFLLDKGLVTTIFGCLCSNGEEKDSLNLTDVSSAITSWEEYTCKLLKELVSSLPQWITYQTIHKVESG, from the exons ATGTCAGAGGGAACGAGAGAGCACCCGAGGCTGATTCTATCCAATTTCATCACCCCGGAAGAGTGCAAGGAGCTGGAGTTCATACACAAGAGTTGCAGTACTGTCGGCTACAGACCCAACGTCTTCTCCACCACTCTCTCTCACCTCATCGCCACCAATTCTCCTCACCTCCTCATCCCTTTCGTCTCCATCCGAG AGAGGTTGAAAGAGAAGATGGAGGAAACGTTTGGGTGTGAGTTTGAGCTCTTCATTGAGTTCACAGGTTTGATTAG CTGGTGTAGAGGAGCTTGCATTGGGTGGCATAGTGATGATAACAGACAGTATCTCAAACAAAGACACTTCTCT GCAGTTTGTTACTTGAATAGCTACGGTAAAGACTTCAAAGGCGGCCTTTTTCGTTTTCAGTGTGGGGAACCAGCAACCATAGCCCCCTCCGCTGGA GATGTTATCATGTACACTGCTGATGACCGTAATATTCATTCTGTTGATGAG GTAACAGATGGGGAAAGGTTAACTCTTGCTATGTGGTTTACCCGGGACTCATCTCACAACGAAGATTCAAACCTCATTTCCCGTCTTTCTCAGTGCTCATCTCATGAGTTTCCCCTTCCTTCGCCTGCATCCGCTAACATGTACTGGTTCTGTCCTTATCAAAACGCTAATCTAAACACAGGTTTTGATATCTGCCTCGCGAGGTTGCATCTTCTTGGTTTCGACTTACATAGCTTACAAGAGGAAGATCGTTCTCTAGAGGCCTCTGAGCAACTCATGGGACCAATACAACTAGCTAAAGGAGGAGAGTTGCTCGCCCGGAAATTTACCAACGTTCTTCACGCTCTTCAGGTTGTTCAGTTCTGCAATTGGAAGGCTTCTGAACTCAAAACCTCAAAGGTCGAATATGACGATGTAGAAGAGGTGAAAGCTATGTCCCAACCTCAGTTAGAAACTATCAATGCCCTGAATGCAGTTTTCCTACTAGATAAGGGCCTTGTAACTACAATCTTTGGATGTTTATGTTCCAATGGGGAAGAGAAGGATTCACTCAACTTGACTGATGTCTCATCGGCGATTACCTCTTGGGAAGAGTATACTTGTAAACTACTCAAGGAGCTAGTGTCTTCCTTGCCTCAATGGATAACGTATCAGACTATACACAAAGTCGAATCCGGTTAG
- the LOC103830986 gene encoding IAA-alanine resistance protein 1 isoform X2, whose product MTFSIRRLVVPFLVLVLFLDLCVETGFSHSTPAREEHVHHHGGGCSSHSHDHDHDHHEPKQMKLPEELAEEEDMRLCGFGPCLHHDHQSSSALSGFALWVNALGCSLLVSLASLICLILLPVMFGAMLGDAFLHQLPHAFGGGHSHSSHNHESHVHHDHDHSHSHSDSPSHSHSLQDLSVGLSVLAGIVVFLLVEKLVRYVEENSSGSNTWGHQHHHHAGSKKLKDEDGHNNADKQCPSDATENSSEKVSKDKSLRKRKTSASDGVDKSNSGTQVISDGKMDEPHQVEKNSSLVFGYLNLFSDGVHNFTDGMALGSAFLIYGSVGGWSRTMFLLAHELPQEIGDFGILVRSGFTVSKALFFNFLSALVALAGTALVLVWGNEPGQSSLIEGFTAGGFIYIAVAGVLAEMNNSGKSTLRNSVCHLISLMLGMGVALVISLLE is encoded by the exons ATGACGTTCTCGATTAGAAGACTCGTGGTTCCGTTTCTGGTTCTGGTGCTGTTTCTGGATCTGTGCGTAGAAACTGGGTTCTCTCATTCAACACCGGCGCGTGAAGAGCACGTGCATCATCACGGAGGTGGGTGTAGTAGTCATTCGCACGATCACGATCACGATCATCATGAGCCGAAACAAATGAAGTTGCCGGAGGAGCTGGCAGAGGAAGAGGATATGAGACTGTGCGGGTTTGGTCCCTGTCTTCATCACGACCACCAATCAAGTTCTGCTCTTTCTGGATTTg CATTGTGGGTGAATGCATTGGGATGCTCTCTTTTGGTTAGCTTGGCGTCACTCATCTGTCTGATATTGCTCCCAGTTATGTTTG GAGCTATGCTGGGGGATGCTTTTCTTCACCAATTGCCCCATGCTTTTG GTGGTGGTCACTCTCACTCATCTCATAACCATGAAAGCCATGTCCATCATGATCATGATCATTCTCATTCTCATTCGGATTCGCCTTCACACTCGCATTCTTTGCAAGACCTATCTGTTGGATTGTCTGTTCTTG CTGGGATTGTGGTCTTCCTTCTTGTGGAGAAGTTGGTGCGCTATGTCGAAGAAAACTCGTCAGGATCCAATACTTGGGGCCACCAGCACCACCACCATGCAGGCAGTAAGAAACTGAAAGATGAGGACGGTCATAACAACGCGGACAAACAGTGTCCCTCTGATGCAACTGAAAATTCATCAGAGAAAGTCTCTAAAGATAAATCTCTCCGTAAG AGAAAGACTTCTGCTAGTGATGGTGTGGATAAATCAAACTCAGGCACACAAGTTATTTCCGATGGAAAAATGGACGAACCTCATCAGGTGGAGAAGAATTCAAGCTTAGTATTTGGTTACCTCAACTTGTTCTCTGATGGTGTT CACAATTTTACTGATGGGATGGCGTTAGGAAGTGCGTTTCTCATCTACGGATCAGTTGGTGGATGGTCAAGAACCATGTTCTTGCTTGCCCACGAGCTTCCCCAAGAG ATAGGTGATTTTGGGATTCTAGTGAGGTCAGGCTTCACTGTATCAAAAGCACTCTTCTTCAACTTCCTCTCTGCACTTGTCGCACTTGCAGGAACTGCCCTG GTTTTGGTCTGGGGAAATGAACCGGGACAGTCATCGTTGATTGAG GGATTTACAGCGGGAGGATTCATATACATAGCGGTTGCTGGTGTTCTTGCAGAGATGAACAACTCTGGAAAATCAACACTTAGAAACAGTGTGTGCCATTTGATATCTTTGATGCTTGGCATGGGTGTTGCTCTTGTCATCTCTCTTCTTGAATGA